Proteins encoded together in one Gemmatimonadales bacterium window:
- a CDS encoding J domain-containing protein, giving the protein MSQQKDYYQILGVAESATHDQIKRAYRKLAKLHHPDAHPNDKKAGEKFKEISEAYSVLSDAEKRKQYDRLRKYGGFAGVGTRGSGGGARPGPTSGGVRYEDLDLKDFGGFGGIGDIFSSIFGGEEKRAGQGRAETVETVVTIPFRVAALGGKVPVVVPVTEACPTCGGSGAPPGATLAVCQECKGTGQVSFGYGGFAVKRPCPACRGRGKIPSQRCGTCQGLGDVRTEKRLMIEVPPGTDDGTRMRLKGRGAQAKAGAAGDLLIAFQVEPDRFFRRDGLDVECSIPINLAQAVLGTRLKVRTLDGKHVVLRIPPGTQPGRKFRIKGQGIEKNGARGDQLVEISLDVPTKLSPEQEAKLKEFADAAGLRY; this is encoded by the coding sequence ATGTCGCAGCAGAAGGACTATTACCAGATCCTTGGTGTCGCCGAATCGGCGACGCACGACCAGATCAAGCGCGCCTACCGCAAGCTGGCCAAGCTGCACCATCCCGACGCGCATCCCAACGACAAGAAGGCGGGCGAGAAGTTCAAGGAGATCTCCGAGGCGTACTCGGTGCTCTCCGACGCCGAGAAGCGGAAGCAGTACGACCGCCTCCGGAAGTACGGCGGCTTCGCCGGCGTGGGGACTCGCGGGTCGGGCGGCGGCGCCCGGCCGGGTCCGACCTCCGGCGGAGTCCGGTACGAGGACCTTGACCTCAAGGACTTCGGCGGGTTCGGCGGGATCGGGGACATCTTCTCGTCGATCTTCGGCGGAGAGGAGAAGCGCGCGGGTCAGGGCCGCGCGGAAACCGTCGAGACCGTCGTCACTATCCCGTTCCGGGTGGCGGCGCTCGGAGGAAAGGTGCCGGTCGTAGTGCCCGTGACCGAGGCCTGTCCCACCTGCGGCGGTTCCGGCGCCCCTCCGGGCGCCACGCTCGCCGTTTGCCAGGAGTGCAAGGGAACGGGGCAGGTCTCCTTCGGCTACGGCGGCTTCGCGGTCAAGCGGCCGTGCCCGGCGTGCCGCGGCAGGGGCAAGATCCCCTCGCAGCGGTGCGGCACCTGTCAGGGCCTGGGCGACGTACGCACTGAGAAGCGCCTGATGATCGAGGTCCCGCCGGGCACGGACGACGGCACCAGGATGCGGCTCAAAGGCCGGGGCGCGCAGGCGAAAGCCGGCGCGGCCGGCGATCTCCTCATCGCCTTCCAGGTCGAGCCCGACCGGTTCTTCCGCCGCGATGGTCTCGACGTCGAGTGCTCGATCCCCATCAACCTCGCCCAGGCTGTGCTCGGCACCAGGCTCAAGGTGCGCACGCTCGACGGGAAGCACGTGGTGCTCCGGATCCCGCCCGGCACTCAGCCGGGACGCAAGTTCCGCATCAAGGGGCAGGGGATCGAGAAGAACGGCGCGCGAGGCGACCAGCTGGTCGAGATCAGCCTGGACGTTCCGACGAAGCTCTCGCCGGAACAGGAAGCCAAACTGAAGGAATTCGCCGACGCGGCCGGCCTGAGGTACTGA
- a CDS encoding nucleotide exchange factor GrpE — MRRGSVMGKKPKPEPAVEDVAPGAEGLDNIEAEDAARAATASGAAVLEPVEQAVVRLERELADWKDRALRAAAEFENFRKRAARERDEMWNRGQVEVIGGILEVVDDLARVAHLDPAQTTAGALHEGMGLVERKFLKVLEGVGLERVDPAGQPFDPHSHEAVTTMPAASAEADHTVGAVFQAGYRFRGALLRPARVAVLQWTGPAGDAPAAEPPAEEAAS, encoded by the coding sequence ATGCGACGCGGGAGTGTCATGGGCAAGAAGCCGAAGCCGGAGCCGGCCGTCGAGGATGTTGCGCCGGGGGCAGAGGGGCTCGATAACATCGAGGCTGAGGACGCGGCCCGGGCTGCCACGGCATCCGGAGCGGCGGTGCTCGAGCCGGTCGAACAGGCGGTGGTCCGTCTGGAGCGGGAACTGGCCGACTGGAAGGACCGGGCGCTTCGCGCCGCCGCCGAATTCGAGAACTTCCGCAAGCGCGCGGCCCGCGAGCGCGACGAGATGTGGAACCGTGGCCAGGTGGAGGTGATCGGCGGCATCCTCGAGGTCGTGGACGACCTGGCCCGCGTGGCGCACCTGGACCCTGCCCAGACCACGGCCGGGGCACTGCACGAGGGTATGGGCCTCGTCGAGCGCAAGTTCCTCAAGGTGCTCGAGGGCGTGGGCCTGGAGCGCGTGGATCCCGCCGGACAACCGTTCGATCCACACAGTCACGAAGCGGTGACCACGATGCCGGCGGCGTCCGCCGAGGCGGATCACACGGTGGGCGCTGTCTTCCAGGCCGGCTATCGCTTCCGCGGTGCGCTGCTCAGGCCGGCGCGCGTGGCAGTGCTGCAGTGGACCGGGCCCGCCGGGGATGCACCAGCGGCCGAACCACCCGCCGAGGAGGCGGCGAGCTAG
- a CDS encoding RNA polymerase sigma factor, with product MAELDRALADQVLAGDELAFRELYRRHSPRLFQLVLRFVGGVEADAEDIVQDTWLKATERLGGFRWEASFGSWLSAIGLNVARETLRKRGRRREVEWPEENEPPAAAPPLERLEPMDLERAIATLPDGYRTVLVLHDVEGYKHDEIAQHLGVSVGTSKSQLFHARRAIRATLGARKERAHA from the coding sequence GTGGCCGAGTTAGACCGCGCTCTCGCCGACCAGGTATTGGCGGGCGACGAGCTGGCGTTCCGGGAGCTCTATCGCCGGCATTCGCCCCGGCTTTTCCAGCTGGTGCTCCGGTTCGTGGGAGGCGTGGAGGCCGACGCGGAGGACATCGTGCAGGATACGTGGCTGAAGGCCACCGAGCGGCTCGGCGGGTTCCGGTGGGAGGCCTCGTTCGGGAGCTGGCTGTCGGCCATCGGGCTCAACGTGGCCCGCGAGACCCTGCGCAAGCGCGGCCGGCGCCGCGAAGTCGAGTGGCCCGAGGAGAACGAGCCGCCGGCGGCGGCCCCGCCACTGGAGCGTCTCGAGCCGATGGACCTGGAGCGGGCCATCGCCACGCTCCCCGACGGCTATCGAACGGTACTGGTGCTCCACGATGTGGAGGGGTACAAGCACGACGAGATCGCCCAGCACCTGGGAGTCTCGGTCGGCACCTCCAAGTCGCAGCTGTTTCACGCCCGGCGCGCGATCCGCGCCACGCTGGGCGCCAGAAAGGAACGAGCCCATGCATGA
- a CDS encoding PDZ domain-containing protein, whose protein sequence is MKGRMAMGRTILVMALALWAMPLAGQSVQGSRVRGTGVGSGVGEGVGEGVQEGQEGWLGIGLSCDNCTLRRSLSEPGRWWFSAPPTVYGVDPESPAHRAGLRNGDTLIAIDGQRLTSDEGGRAFARVAPGQRIRLTYRRDGREREARMTATERPESAAMAATAERLRLLQDSRAERMRLLQDSQLHRLDQSRQEMARAAQEISRLQREMSRRDFEMTEVVRSRMATAESTMRAALRRSGRALSDWPSTPRPSGKVFTGLMPPTPPTPPVAPTAPTAPTPPTPPTPPYTLFRGSGGLRYSGRLGDAIVEARARGPVNTDVIGDSEVVVSAGDLSVRVALRPRGRAPGYSYAYPSGAPITAGSAFTREGDFVYGVTAYPINAGLGRTFGATSGLLVLDVVPRSHADSLGIEAGDVLLEANGHSLGQSVAGLTAASRRGTPRASPPGALSVTVMRAGERRTLRVQTPPSAPAPSTPRPRRP, encoded by the coding sequence ATGAAAGGACGGATGGCGATGGGACGGACGATCCTCGTGATGGCGCTGGCGCTGTGGGCGATGCCGCTCGCGGGCCAGAGCGTGCAAGGCAGCCGCGTCCGCGGGACCGGGGTGGGTAGCGGCGTAGGAGAGGGCGTCGGCGAAGGCGTGCAGGAGGGCCAGGAGGGCTGGCTCGGCATCGGGCTCTCGTGCGACAACTGCACGCTGCGTAGGTCGCTGAGCGAGCCTGGCCGGTGGTGGTTCAGCGCTCCGCCGACCGTGTACGGGGTCGATCCGGAAAGCCCGGCCCATCGCGCGGGCCTCCGCAACGGCGACACCCTCATCGCCATTGACGGCCAGCGCCTCACGTCCGACGAAGGCGGCCGTGCGTTCGCGCGGGTGGCACCGGGGCAGCGCATCCGGCTCACGTATCGTCGGGACGGACGCGAGCGCGAGGCGCGCATGACCGCTACCGAGCGGCCCGAGAGCGCGGCGATGGCCGCCACGGCCGAGCGCCTGCGGCTGCTCCAGGACTCGCGGGCCGAGCGCATGCGCCTGCTCCAGGATTCGCAGCTGCATCGGCTCGACCAGTCGCGCCAGGAGATGGCGCGTGCCGCGCAGGAGATCTCGCGCCTGCAACGCGAGATGAGCCGCCGCGATTTCGAGATGACGGAGGTGGTACGGAGTCGCATGGCCACCGCCGAGAGCACGATGCGGGCCGCGCTCAGGCGGTCCGGCCGCGCCTTGAGCGACTGGCCGTCGACACCACGCCCGAGCGGAAAGGTTTTCACAGGGCTCATGCCTCCGACGCCACCAACGCCGCCGGTGGCACCAACAGCCCCAACGGCGCCGACGCCTCCGACGCCGCCAACGCCGCCCTACACGCTCTTCCGTGGGTCCGGCGGGTTGCGCTACAGCGGCCGGCTCGGCGACGCGATCGTCGAGGCGCGCGCCCGCGGGCCCGTCAACACGGATGTGATCGGCGACAGCGAAGTGGTCGTAAGCGCCGGGGACCTCTCCGTGCGGGTCGCGCTGCGGCCGCGCGGTCGCGCGCCCGGCTACTCGTACGCATACCCGTCCGGGGCGCCCATCACCGCCGGCAGCGCGTTCACCCGCGAAGGGGACTTCGTGTACGGTGTGACTGCGTATCCGATCAACGCCGGGCTCGGCCGCACCTTCGGGGCGACGTCGGGCCTGCTGGTGCTCGATGTCGTGCCGCGCTCGCACGCCGACTCGCTCGGCATCGAGGCGGGCGACGTCCTGCTGGAGGCGAACGGCCACTCCCTCGGTCAGAGCGTCGCGGGCCTCACGGCCGCGTCCCGCCGAGGCACGCCTCGCGCCAGCCCACCCGGCGCGCTGAGCGTCACCGTGATGCGCGCGGGTGAACGGCGCACGCTTCGCGTCCAGACGCCGCCAAGCGCTCCCGCGCCCTCGACCCCGAGGCCGCGCCGGCCGTAG
- a CDS encoding aldehyde dehydrogenase yields the protein MISIQNYIGGSLVNPSSGTWLDNVEPATGQVYSRLPDGDERDVSCAVDAAARAFPAWSATPAAERSRVLLEIADLIEADLERFARAESVDTGKPIKLAASVDIPRAIANFRFFATAILHTRSEAHATDHRALNYTLRRPIGVVGLISPWNLPLYLLSWKVAPALATGNTAVAKPSELTPMTAHLLAEVCIEAGLPPGVLNIVHGRGAKVGAAVTSHPKIGAISFTGGTATGADIARRAGPSFKKLALELGGKNPNIIFGDADFTRAVPESVRAAFTNQGEICHCGSRILVERGAYDRFVERFVAETRKLKVGDPLEPVTDQGALVSKAHFEKVSGYLAVAKQEGGRVLCGGGPPPKLPERCGGGYFIEPTVITGLDAGCRVNQEEVFGPVVTIIPFDDEAQAVEWANGTPYGLSATVWTENLTRAHRVADQLACGTVWVNCWMLRDLRVPIGGVKSSGVGREGGEEALDFFTEAKNVCVALRP from the coding sequence ATGATCTCGATCCAGAACTACATCGGTGGGTCGCTGGTGAATCCATCGTCGGGCACCTGGCTCGACAACGTGGAGCCGGCGACCGGCCAGGTCTACTCCCGCCTCCCCGACGGCGACGAGCGCGACGTCAGCTGCGCGGTGGACGCCGCGGCGCGGGCGTTCCCCGCCTGGTCGGCGACCCCGGCGGCAGAACGGTCGCGCGTGCTCCTGGAGATCGCGGACCTGATCGAGGCGGACCTGGAGAGGTTCGCGCGCGCCGAAAGCGTGGATACGGGGAAGCCGATCAAGCTCGCGGCGAGCGTCGACATCCCTCGCGCGATCGCCAACTTCCGGTTCTTCGCGACCGCCATCCTCCACACCCGCTCCGAAGCGCACGCCACCGACCACCGCGCGCTCAACTACACGCTGCGCCGGCCGATCGGCGTGGTGGGCCTCATCTCCCCGTGGAACCTTCCGCTCTACCTCCTGTCGTGGAAGGTCGCGCCGGCGCTTGCGACCGGGAACACGGCGGTAGCGAAGCCGTCCGAGTTGACGCCGATGACGGCGCACTTGCTGGCGGAGGTGTGCATCGAGGCGGGTCTTCCGCCGGGCGTGCTCAACATCGTGCACGGCCGGGGCGCCAAGGTGGGCGCCGCCGTCACGAGTCACCCGAAGATCGGCGCGATCTCATTCACGGGCGGCACCGCGACCGGCGCCGACATCGCCCGCCGCGCCGGCCCGTCGTTCAAGAAGCTCGCGCTCGAGCTGGGCGGGAAGAACCCCAACATCATCTTCGGCGACGCCGACTTCACGCGCGCCGTGCCGGAGAGCGTGCGGGCGGCGTTCACCAACCAGGGCGAGATCTGCCACTGCGGCTCGCGCATCCTGGTCGAGCGGGGCGCGTACGACAGGTTCGTCGAACGGTTCGTGGCGGAGACCCGGAAGCTCAAGGTGGGCGACCCGCTGGAGCCCGTGACCGATCAAGGTGCGCTGGTGTCGAAGGCCCATTTCGAGAAGGTGAGCGGTTATCTCGCGGTGGCGAAGCAGGAAGGCGGGAGGGTGCTCTGCGGCGGCGGCCCGCCCCCGAAGCTCCCCGAGCGGTGCGGGGGCGGCTACTTCATCGAACCCACGGTGATCACCGGCCTCGACGCCGGCTGCCGGGTGAATCAGGAAGAGGTGTTCGGCCCGGTCGTCACGATCATCCCGTTCGACGACGAAGCGCAGGCGGTCGAATGGGCCAACGGGACGCCGTACGGCCTGTCGGCCACGGTCTGGACCGAGAACCTGACCCGCGCGCACCGCGTGGCGGACCAGCTCGCGTGCGGCACGGTGTGGGTGAACTGCTGGATGCTGCGTGACCTGCGCGTGCCGATCGGCGGCGTGAAGAGCAGCGGCGTGGGACGCGAAGGAGGCGAGGAAGCGCTCGACTTCTTCACCGAAGCCAAGAACGTCTGCGTGGCGCTCCGGCCATGA
- a CDS encoding RidA family protein, whose amino-acid sequence MSDAITSGRAPEPVGAYVHARRVGNLLFLAGIGPRKRGTSGIPGVTTNDQGVVVSYDIAAQTRAALENVRLVLEDAGSGWDKIVDVTVFLTDMKNDFPVFNKIYAEYFPTNRPTRTTVEVGALPTLIAVELKVVAEV is encoded by the coding sequence ATGAGCGACGCGATCACCAGCGGCCGCGCGCCCGAGCCGGTGGGCGCCTACGTGCACGCCCGGCGGGTGGGCAACCTGCTCTTCCTGGCCGGCATCGGGCCAAGGAAGCGCGGTACCTCAGGGATCCCCGGTGTGACCACGAACGACCAGGGCGTGGTCGTCTCCTACGACATCGCGGCGCAGACCCGCGCCGCGCTGGAGAACGTGCGGCTGGTCCTGGAAGACGCGGGCTCCGGCTGGGACAAGATCGTTGACGTGACGGTGTTCCTGACCGACATGAAGAACGACTTCCCGGTGTTCAACAAGATCTACGCGGAGTACTTCCCCACCAACCGGCCCACCCGCACCACGGTCGAAGTCGGCGCGCTCCCCACGTTGATCGCGGTCGAGCTGAAGGTGGTCGCGGAGGTCTAG
- a CDS encoding tryptophan 2,3-dioxygenase family protein, whose translation MALTYSKYLKLDQLLGLQAPRSDPEEHDEMLFIVIHQVYELWFKLLLHEIDRCKREFTSNEIFAAIARFKRMRTVLKTLVEQIDILETMSPLSFLAFRDRLETASGFQSAQFRQVEFVLGFKRPEMLKHYEGEGALYEAVAKRLHERSLVDHFYDLLAALGIDIPDELRNKDVTAANGPHEAIQDAIIRIYEVEPAMLVLVELMTDFDEGLQEWRYRHVKMVERTIGNQRGTGGSPGVEFLKQSLFQPVFPDLWAIRSKL comes from the coding sequence ATGGCCCTGACGTACAGCAAGTACCTCAAGCTCGACCAGCTCCTCGGCCTCCAGGCGCCGCGCTCGGACCCCGAAGAACACGACGAGATGCTGTTCATCGTCATCCACCAGGTCTACGAGCTGTGGTTCAAGCTGTTGCTGCACGAGATCGACCGCTGCAAGCGGGAGTTCACGTCGAACGAGATCTTCGCGGCCATCGCGCGGTTCAAGCGGATGCGCACCGTGCTGAAGACGCTGGTCGAGCAGATCGACATCCTGGAGACGATGAGCCCACTCAGCTTCTTGGCATTTCGCGACCGGCTCGAGACGGCGTCCGGCTTCCAGTCCGCGCAGTTCCGGCAGGTCGAGTTCGTGCTCGGCTTCAAGCGGCCGGAGATGCTGAAGCACTACGAGGGTGAGGGCGCGCTGTACGAGGCGGTCGCGAAGCGGCTGCACGAGCGTTCGCTCGTCGACCACTTCTACGACCTACTCGCGGCCCTCGGGATCGACATCCCGGACGAGCTGAGGAACAAGGACGTCACGGCGGCCAACGGCCCGCACGAGGCGATCCAGGATGCCATCATCCGCATCTACGAGGTCGAGCCGGCGATGCTGGTGCTGGTGGAGCTGATGACCGACTTCGACGAGGGGTTGCAGGAGTGGCGGTACCGGCACGTCAAGATGGTGGAGCGCACCATCGGCAACCAGCGCGGCACCGGCGGCTCGCCCGGCGTGGAGTTCCTGAAGCAGTCGCTCTTCCAGCCGGTCTTCCCGGACCTCTGGGCGATCCGGTCGAAGCTCTAG
- a CDS encoding FAD-dependent monooxygenase, translating to MSAPKQRFTVLGAGLGGALMAVYLGRAGYEVLVIERRPDARKGSGDRGRSINLAISTRGIHALGQVGLADQVLAMAVPMRGRMVHALDGHLAFHPYSPDGGQCLNSVSRQGLNNVLLDAAEALPNVRLHFGMKCEGVDLDAGTATVEGAATGASRTTPPGILIGADGAFSAVRREMQRLDRFDYSQTWEAYGYKELTMPAAAGGRHALPANALHIWPRGGYMLIALPNAEGSFTCTLFWPLEGPSSFASVKTAGDVARFFESSFPDAVSLMPGLAEDYFANPTGSLVTVRCRPWRYRDRAVLLGDACHAVVPFYGQGANAAFEDCVVLDECLRAHAPDVAAAFEAYEVRRKEDVDALANLALANFVEMRDTVASTRFHLMKRLEHALHRAFPTWFVPLYSMVTFSRTPYAEAVRRAERQWKVVRWAAGAGALLLLLLMLSIVV from the coding sequence TTGAGCGCGCCGAAGCAGCGGTTCACGGTGCTCGGCGCCGGCCTCGGCGGGGCTCTGATGGCGGTCTACCTGGGCCGTGCCGGGTACGAGGTCCTGGTGATCGAGCGGCGGCCGGACGCCCGGAAGGGGTCGGGGGATCGCGGGCGGTCCATCAACCTCGCCATCTCCACGCGCGGCATTCACGCCCTCGGGCAGGTCGGCCTCGCCGACCAGGTCTTGGCGATGGCGGTCCCGATGCGCGGGCGGATGGTCCACGCGCTGGACGGTCATCTCGCGTTCCACCCCTACAGCCCGGACGGCGGGCAGTGCCTCAACTCGGTGTCGCGGCAGGGGCTCAACAACGTGCTGCTCGACGCCGCGGAGGCGCTGCCCAACGTGCGGCTGCACTTCGGCATGAAGTGCGAGGGCGTGGACCTCGACGCGGGCACCGCGACCGTCGAGGGCGCGGCTACCGGCGCCTCCCGGACCACCCCGCCCGGCATCCTGATCGGGGCGGACGGCGCCTTCTCGGCGGTGCGGCGCGAGATGCAGCGGCTCGACCGGTTCGACTACTCGCAGACCTGGGAAGCGTACGGATACAAGGAGCTGACGATGCCGGCGGCGGCGGGCGGCCGCCACGCGCTGCCCGCGAACGCGCTGCACATCTGGCCGCGCGGCGGCTACATGCTCATCGCGCTCCCCAACGCCGAAGGCTCCTTCACCTGCACCCTCTTCTGGCCGCTCGAGGGGCCGAGCAGCTTCGCGTCCGTGAAGACGGCTGGTGACGTGGCGCGGTTCTTCGAGTCCAGCTTCCCCGACGCGGTGTCGCTCATGCCGGGACTCGCGGAGGACTACTTCGCCAACCCGACCGGATCGCTCGTGACGGTGCGGTGCCGCCCCTGGCGCTACCGGGACCGCGCGGTACTCTTGGGCGATGCCTGCCACGCCGTCGTCCCGTTCTACGGGCAGGGCGCGAACGCGGCGTTCGAGGACTGCGTGGTGCTGGACGAGTGCCTCCGGGCCCACGCACCGGACGTCGCGGCGGCGTTCGAGGCCTACGAGGTGCGACGGAAAGAGGACGTGGACGCGTTGGCGAACCTGGCGCTCGCCAACTTCGTCGAGATGCGCGACACGGTGGCGTCCACGCGGTTCCACCTGATGAAGCGGCTCGAGCACGCGCTGCATCGGGCGTTCCCGACGTGGTTCGTGCCGCTCTACAGCATGGTGACGTTCTCGCGCACGCCCTACGCCGAGGCGGTTCGGCGCGCGGAGCGGCAGTGGAAGGTGGTCCGGTGGGCGGCGGGCGCGGGAGCGCTCCTGCTGCTCTTGCTCATGCTTTCAATCGTGGTGTGA
- the kynU gene encoding kynureninase translates to MTHSSDEAYARRLDAEDPLAGYPDRFHIPAGPDGAPAIYLCGNSLGLMPRAARDVVEQELHDWETLGVEGHFQAKTPWYSYHEQFRDSGARLVGAKPGEVVMMNGLTVNLHLMMASFYRPTPERHKILVEAPAFPSDSYAVQSQLVHHGYGAEEGLVVARPRPGEDALRTEDIEALLAQRGAEIALVLLGAVNFHTGQLLAIPRITAAAKRAGAIIGLDLAHAAGNVPLALHDWDVDFAAWCSYKYLNAGPGAVAGCFVHEAHGRSRLPRFAGWWGNDPATRFRMHREERFAPRDGADGWQLSNPPILSLAPLAASLAIFDEAGMPALRAKSEKLTGYLEHLIDGIGSPRIAQITPRKPAARGCQLSLKVADRGRGLYQRVRAAGVVCDFREPDVIRVAPVPLYNTFHEVWRFTRILAGALA, encoded by the coding sequence GTGACGCATTCGTCTGATGAGGCGTACGCCCGCCGGCTCGACGCCGAGGACCCGCTCGCCGGGTATCCCGATCGCTTCCACATCCCGGCGGGCCCGGATGGCGCTCCGGCCATCTACCTGTGCGGCAATTCCCTCGGCCTGATGCCGAGGGCGGCGCGCGACGTCGTCGAGCAGGAGCTGCACGATTGGGAGACGCTCGGCGTGGAGGGCCACTTCCAGGCCAAGACGCCCTGGTACTCGTACCACGAGCAGTTCCGGGACAGCGGGGCGCGGTTGGTGGGCGCGAAGCCCGGCGAAGTCGTGATGATGAACGGCCTCACCGTGAACCTGCACCTCATGATGGCGTCGTTCTACCGGCCGACGCCGGAGCGCCACAAGATCCTCGTGGAAGCGCCGGCTTTCCCCTCCGACAGCTACGCGGTCCAGTCGCAGCTCGTGCACCACGGGTACGGCGCGGAGGAGGGTCTCGTCGTCGCGCGCCCGCGGCCGGGCGAAGATGCACTCCGCACCGAGGACATCGAAGCGCTGCTCGCCCAGCGAGGCGCTGAGATCGCGCTGGTGCTGTTGGGCGCGGTGAACTTCCACACCGGCCAGCTCCTCGCCATCCCTCGCATCACGGCGGCCGCCAAGCGCGCCGGCGCCATCATCGGTCTCGACCTCGCGCACGCGGCGGGTAACGTGCCGCTCGCGCTGCATGACTGGGACGTGGACTTCGCCGCCTGGTGTTCCTACAAGTACCTCAACGCGGGGCCAGGCGCCGTCGCGGGATGCTTCGTTCACGAGGCGCACGGGCGCAGCCGCCTGCCGAGGTTCGCCGGCTGGTGGGGCAACGACCCCGCGACGCGCTTTCGCATGCACCGGGAGGAAAGGTTCGCCCCGCGCGATGGCGCGGACGGCTGGCAGCTCTCCAACCCGCCCATCCTCTCGCTGGCGCCGCTCGCGGCCTCGCTCGCGATCTTCGACGAGGCCGGGATGCCGGCCCTGCGCGCCAAGTCGGAGAAGCTGACGGGATACCTGGAGCATCTGATCGACGGGATCGGGAGTCCGCGCATCGCCCAGATCACGCCACGCAAGCCCGCCGCACGCGGCTGCCAGCTCTCGCTCAAGGTTGCCGATCGCGGCCGCGGGTTGTACCAGCGCGTCCGCGCCGCGGGCGTGGTGTGCGACTTCCGCGAGCCCGACGTGATCCGCGTGGCGCCGGTGCCGCTCTACAACACCTTCCACGAGGTCTGGCGCTTCACCCGGATCCTCGCGGGGGCGCTCGCTTGA
- a CDS encoding amidohydrolase family protein, translating to MAPLKIDLHTHILPETWPDLRERYGYGGFVQLDHYQPGCARMMVDGRLFREIGDNCWDPERRIEDCDGAGVGVQVLSTVPVMFSYWAKPEHGLDLSRFLNDHIAEVVRSHPKRLVGLGTLPLQSPDLAVRELERCVRELGLAGVEIGTHVNAWNLDERALWPVFEAAADLGAAVFVHPWDVVGAERMPKYWLQWLVGMPAETALAICSVIFGGVLERLPALRLCFAHGGGSFIGTLGRIEHGFHARPDLCAVDNPVNPRAYLGRFYLDSMVHDADMLRQTIKLVGAERVALGSDYPFPLGEAVPGRLIESLAELDAATRDRLFAGTALEFLGRTRDAFV from the coding sequence GTGGCGCCGCTCAAGATAGACCTGCACACCCACATCCTTCCCGAGACGTGGCCGGACCTGCGCGAGCGGTACGGCTACGGCGGCTTCGTGCAGCTCGACCACTACCAGCCGGGCTGCGCGCGCATGATGGTGGACGGCCGCCTGTTCCGCGAGATCGGCGACAACTGCTGGGACCCGGAACGCCGCATCGAGGATTGTGACGGCGCCGGCGTCGGCGTTCAGGTGCTCTCCACGGTGCCGGTGATGTTCAGCTACTGGGCGAAGCCGGAGCACGGGCTCGACCTCTCGCGCTTCCTCAACGACCACATCGCGGAGGTCGTCCGGAGCCACCCGAAGCGCTTGGTTGGCCTCGGCACGCTCCCGCTCCAATCGCCCGACCTCGCGGTCCGCGAGCTGGAGCGCTGTGTGCGCGAGCTGGGTTTGGCGGGGGTCGAGATCGGCACCCACGTCAACGCGTGGAACCTGGACGAGCGCGCGCTATGGCCCGTGTTCGAGGCGGCGGCGGACCTTGGCGCCGCGGTCTTCGTTCACCCGTGGGACGTGGTCGGGGCCGAGCGGATGCCGAAGTACTGGCTCCAGTGGCTGGTCGGCATGCCGGCGGAGACCGCCCTCGCCATCTGTTCGGTGATCTTTGGCGGGGTGCTCGAGCGCCTGCCGGCGCTGCGGCTTTGTTTCGCTCATGGCGGCGGCTCGTTCATCGGCACGCTGGGACGCATCGAGCACGGCTTCCACGCCCGGCCCGACCTCTGCGCGGTGGACAACCCGGTGAATCCGCGCGCCTACCTGGGCCGATTCTACCTCGACTCGATGGTCCACGACGCCGACATGCTGCGGCAGACGATCAAGCTGGTGGGCGCCGAGCGCGTGGCGCTCGGCTCGGACTATCCGTTCCCGCTGGGCGAGGCGGTGCCGGGGCGGCTGATCGAGTCGCTCGCGGAGCTCGACGCGGCGACGAGGGACCGGCTGTTCGCCGGCACGGCGCTCGAGTTCCTGGGGAGAACGCGTGACGCATTCGTCTGA
- a CDS encoding 3-hydroxyanthranilate 3,4-dioxygenase translates to MSLAPINLKKWVDEHRDLLKPPVGNKMVWADRQFLVMVVGGPNQRKDYHVEDGEEFFFQVEGDIVLKVIEDGVKRDIPIREGEMFLLPAGVPHSPQRPANTVGLVIERVREEGEHDHLRWYCESCNSVVHDAEFQLVDLGKQLKPIIETYYRDEKLRKCPKCGAVMEVPAPAKT, encoded by the coding sequence ATGTCACTTGCCCCGATCAACCTCAAGAAGTGGGTCGACGAGCACCGCGACCTGCTCAAGCCGCCCGTCGGCAACAAGATGGTGTGGGCCGACCGCCAGTTCCTCGTGATGGTCGTGGGCGGCCCGAACCAACGGAAGGACTACCACGTCGAGGACGGCGAGGAGTTCTTCTTCCAGGTCGAGGGGGACATCGTCCTCAAGGTGATCGAGGACGGCGTGAAGCGCGACATCCCGATCCGCGAAGGTGAGATGTTCCTCCTGCCGGCGGGCGTTCCACATTCGCCCCAGCGCCCCGCGAACACCGTCGGCCTGGTGATCGAGCGGGTCCGCGAGGAGGGCGAGCACGACCACTTGCGGTGGTACTGCGAGAGCTGCAACTCGGTCGTCCACGATGCGGAGTTCCAGCTGGTGGACCTGGGCAAGCAGCTCAAGCCGATCATCGAAACGTACTACCGGGACGAGAAGCTGCGGAAGTGCCCGAAGTGCGGCGCGGTGATGGAGGTGCCGGCCCCCGCCAAGACGTGA